The genomic stretch CAAAAGCTTACGTAAACGTGGACCCAGCAAAAGAGCCGATTCCAATTCGTCCAACCGTTCACTACACCATGGGTGGTATTGAAACGGACGGCGGTTGTGAAACTCGCATTAAAGGCCTATTCGCGGTTGGTGAATGTGCGTCTGTTGGTCTTCACGGTGCAAACCGTCTAGGTTCTAACTCACTGGCTGAATTCGTAGTATTTGGCCGCGTAGCTGGTGAAAACGCAGTGAAACGTGCGGCAGAATTCAAAGGCTGGAACGACGCGGCAATTGACGCGCAAGTAAAAGCCGTTGAAGAACGCATCGCAAAACTGATGAACCAAGAAGGCGACGAAAACTGGGCAGAGATCCGCACAGAAATGGGTCACACCATGGAAGCGGGCTGTGGTATCTACCGCCAAGAAGATTTGATGCAAGCGACTATCGACAAAATCACTGAGTTGAAAGAACGCTACAAACGCATCAGCATCAAAGACAAAGGTAAAGTGTTCAACACAGACCTTCTATATGCAATCGAAGTGGGTTACGGCCTAGAAGTCGCTGAAGCGATGGTTCACTCTGCGATTCTACGTAAAGAATCTCGCGGCGCGCACCAACGTCTAGACGATGGTTGTACAGAGCGTGATGACGTGAACTTCCTAAAACACTCACTTGCTTTCTACAAACCAGATTCAGCACCAAGCATCGATTACAGCAATGTGACCATCACTAAGTCACAACCAAAAGCTCGTCTATACGGTGAAGCAGCAGAAAAAGCAGCGGCTGAAGAGAAGAACGCAGAGGAGCAAGCATAATGTCAGCAAATCGCATTCAAAAAGTAGACATCCTGCGTTACGACCCAGAAAAAGATGCAGAACCATACAAGCAAACATTCGAAGTACCATTCGATGAAACCATGTCTGTGCTTGACGCACTTGGCTACATCAAAGATCACCTAGACAAAGATCTGTCTTACCGTTGGTCTTGCCGTATGGCGATCTGTGGTTCTTGCGGCATCATGGTGAATAACGTACCGAAACTTGCTTGTAAGAGCTTCCTACGTGACTACCCAGACGGCGTAACTATCGAGCCTCTAGCAAACTTCCCAATCGAGAAAGACTTGATTGTTGATATGACACCGTTTATCGAACGTCTTGAAGCAATCAAACCATACATCATTGGTAACGACCGTAAACCAGAAGACGGTACGAACTTGCAAACGCCAGAACAGATGGCGAAATACAAGCAGTTCGCTGGCTGTATCAACTGTGGTCTGTGCTACGCAGCATGTCCTCAGTTTGGTCTAAACCCAGAGTTCATCGGTCCTGCGGCACTAACACTAGCGCACCGCTACAACCTAGACAGCCGTGACAACGGTAAAGATGAGCGCATGAAGCTTATTAACGGTGAAAACGGTGCTTGGGGTTGTACGTTTGTTGGTTACTGTTCTGAAGTTTGTCCGAAGAATGTTGACCCAGCAGCGGCAGTAAACCAAGGCAAAGTGGAGTCTTCTATGGACTTCGTGATTGCTATGTTGAAACCTCAGGAGGCATAAGGATGAGCAACCGTAAACCTTACGTTCGTGAAGTAAAACGCACTTGGTGGAAGAACCATCCTTTCTACCGCTTCTACATGCTACGTGAAGCGACTGTGCTTCCTTTGATCCTATTCACTCTGTTCCTAACTTTCGGTTTAGGTTGCTTGGTGAAAGGTCCTGAAGCTTGGCAAGGTTGGTTAGCGTTCATGGCGAACCCAATCGTAGTCGCAATCAACATCGTTGCGCTGCTAGGTAGCCTATTCCACGCTCAAACTTTCTTCAGCATGATGCCACAAGTAATGCCAATTCGTTTGAAAGGCAAACCAGTGGACAAGAAAATCATCGTATTGACTCAGTGGGCCGCTGTTGCGTTCATCTCACTGATCGTTCTCATCGTGGTGTAAGGAGCTGAGCAATGAAACCGAATTATAGTGTAAACACATCACCAAAACGTTCTGATGAGCCAATCTGGTGGGGCCTGTTTGGTGCGGGCGGTACTTGGTTCGCGATGCTGACGCCAATCACTGTTCTTGTGCTAGGTATCTTGGTACCACTAGGCGTGATTGACGCAGAAGCGATGAGCTACGAGCGTGTCTCTGCATTTGCAACCAGCATCATCGGTGCGCTATTCATCATTGGCACACTAGCATTGCCAATGTGGCATGCAATGCACCGTGTACACCACGGCATGCACGACCTTAAATTCCACACTGGTGTGATTGGTAAAGTAGCATGTTACGCATTTGCAGGCTTAATCACTGCACTAGCAGTTATCTTTATCTTCATGATTTAAGATACTGAACTAAAAAAAGCTGGCTCAATGCCAGCTTTTTTATTGCTTTGGGTTACCGATGTTCTTTTTGCTTTTTAAGCTTTTGACCACCCATGATCTTATTGCTGTGTGACCTTCTTTGTTTGGTCCATAAGACCCAGAGCACCAAAGCCAGTAATCACATCTAAGTTCGTTTTCAAGCCCGTTTCGTCACTTCCACCGATGTAGTTTTGTGGCATCTGAACTTGGAAGTTTTGCAAGTTGTTGTACAACGAGTTCGCTACGTCTCGATTCAATTCCGCCAAGTAAACTTCACGGTTTGCTCCTAACGCCGCATACTTACCTTTTAAAACTTCAGATTCTGCGCGACCTTTCGCTAATATCGCTTTCGCTTCAAACTCAGCGGAAAGTGCGTTTGCTTTTTGAATAGCTAGGTTAGCCTCGGCAATTGCCAACTCTTTCTCTTTCTCAACTTCTGCAAGTCGTTTGGTTTTTTCCACTTCGACGATTTCACGTTCCGCGATTTGGCGCGCAACCTCGACCTCTTTTTGCTGTGAAATAATCGCCAACTCTTTCTGACGCTGTGCATCTTGCACTTCACGAGTACGTTGAATTTCTTTTCGCAACTGCTCCGTTTCCGCCTGTGCTTTCGACGTTTCTTGTTCCTGAATCGCACGAATGCGATCTGCCACTAAACGCTTTTTATCCGCCAGCAATTGGTCGAGCTGTTTCTCTGGTTGTGGATCACCAATGGTCACCTGCGTTACCTGAATACCGTATTGTTGCAACGGGTTATCTTGACGAATCGGTTGCCCGGTTTTGTCTACGACTGGCACGGTTTTCCAAACCAGCTGATTGGTACGTTGCAATTGGTTCGCGTTAGCCTGATTCGCCCCAACAGGCGCAAGGTCCAGTTCTTCCACTTCAACCTGACGTCGCTCTGTAAGATAAATTCCCTCTCGCAACTGATCACCAAGTTTCGATTTGAACTGGTTCAAACCACCTTGGAAAAACTCCTCTCCGGTGTATTGCGTGGCGGTAATCACTGTCACGTTACGCGCATTTTTCACAAGCAGTGCGTCGATCAAGTTGTTGTTATTGCGAAACTCACGATGCATCTTTTTTAGAGCTTCTGGATCGTTACTCAATTTAAAGCGGAACGTCACCGGAATTTGACCAATATAGGTATCAGCGAAACGAACTTGAACCGAATCAAGACGTTGGTAAAAGTCTTCACCCTTGCTATTACCAAAAGACACAGTGATCACTTGATCGTACTTAGTGATTTTGGATAGAAACGGCATCCGGAAATGAATACCAGGTTCAGTAAACACATCCAACTCACCAGTGATGTTATTTTGATGCACATAACTATAGCCAGCATCTGTCATCAAAACCGAACTGTTGATCGTTAAACCTACAGCCAATAAAGGCACACCAATCAATGCAGCTTTTATCCCGCGATGAAGCAACTGACGTCGTTCTTCTACTTTTAAGCCTTGTCCTAAGCTTCTGCTTTCCATGTTTTTCTCCTTATTATTTCGGTTGTCATTGAGTTAAATCGATGAAAATCAAGCTGCTATGCAACTCGCTGACAACATGTGTTAATGTATCAAATTGTTACATTAAGAAATAATCGAAAGATTCATGAAATTAATGCGATTTTTACGAATAATACAAAATAGATAAGAATATGCGGTGAGCTTCGTATTTCGCTGAAAAGCAGTAGAAAAGGGAAATTACGGGCAATAAAAAAGGCCGCCGAAGCGACCTTTCTCAGAGAAGTATTAATTACTTCACACGACCTACGTATTCACCAGTACGAGTGTCAACTTTGATCACTTCGCCAATTGCGATGAATAGTGGAACACGAACAACAGCGCCAGTTGCTAGTGTAGCTGGTTTACCACCAGTACCTTGAGTATCACCTTTCAGACCTGGATCAGTATCTGTAACTTCTAGCTCAACGAAGTTTGGTGGAGTAACGGTAATTGGGTTACCGTTCCAAAGAGTGATCATACAAGTGTTGTTTTCTACCAACCACTTAGCGTTTTCACCTACCGCTTTCGCGTCAGCTGCGATCTGTTCGAACGTTTCATTGTTCATAAAGTGGTAGAATTCGCCGTCTGAATATAGATAATCTAGGTCGATATCCATTACGTCTGCCACTTCACAAGTGTCACCAGACTTGAATGTTTTCTCTAGCACTTTACCAGAAAGAAGTTTACGAATTTTCACGCGGTTGAACGCTTGGCCTTTACCTGGTTTAACGTATTCGTTTTCCAGAATTACACAAGGCTCATTATCAAGCATTAACTTAAGACCGCCTTTAAATTCATTGGTGCTAACTGTAGCCATTTTTTCCTCTTACATTCTTAGAGCTAAATTCCAATGCCGCACATAATAACCCGAAAAGTCGATTCTGTTGAGCAAAACTGGCTCAAACAGTTGGCGAATGGGATCTCTGATCCTGCAAAATTGCTCGAAATACTGGAAATAGATCCCTCACCGTGGCAAGACGGGTTTGCCGCACGCAAGCTGTTTGCACAGCGTGTACCGCAAAGTTTTGTCGATAGGATGGAAAAAGGCAATCCTAAAGACCCTCTTTTGCGTCAGGTTTTACCCTTGAGTGACGAGTTTGAAGTGCATGCAGGCTATTCCAATGATCCTCTTGACGAACAAGACAATGCTATCCCGGGATTGCTGCATAAATACAAAAACCGAGTGCTGATGATCGTCAAAGGCGGCTGTGCGGTGAATTGCCGTTATTGCTTCCGTCGTCACTTCCCATATCAAGAGAACAAGAGCGGCAAACAAGCTTGGAGCCAGTGCATCGAATACATGGCGGAAAAACCAGAACTCAATGAGGTGATTTTCTCTGGCGGTGATCCACTAATGGCAAAAGACGATGAGATTCATTGGCTGCTGGAACACATAGCTCAGATTCCGCACATCAAACGTCTGCGCATTCACAGCCGTTTGCCTGTAGTGATCCCAGCTCGAATCACAGATGAGCTGTGTCAGTTGCTAAAAGCGTCACGCTTGCAAATTATCCTCGTTACGCACATCAACCATGCTAATGAGATTAACGATGAGCTGCGCCAGGCAATGAAAAAACTAAAAGAAGCCAATGTCACCCTGCTAAATCAGGGAGTTTTACTAAGAGGCGTTAATGATTCCGTTGATGCCCTGAGCCAGCTCAGCGAGGCCCTGTTCGATGCTGGGATCCTGCCGTATTACTTGCACGTGCTAGACAAAGTCCAGGGAGCGGCCCACTTTATGGTCGATGACGAACGAGCCCGACAACTAATGGCAGGCTTATTAGAAAACGTCTCTGGCTATCTGATCCCGACCCTCACCCGTGAAATCGGCGGCCGAAAAAGCAAAACGCCGCTCGACCTACACCTTGCATAACCATCTATAACCCCTACAAATCATGAGATTTTGTGTCGGTCGAGACGCAAAATCTTACGATTTCTCTCTGATTTTTGTTTATTTTCAGAAAACTCAATAAAAAAGACACCAAACCGTTCTAAAACATTTAAGTCTCATGTAGTCTCTGCCGCCTAGATTATTTGCGACACAAAATATGGAATGAAAATCACACTATTGTGATGAAAAATGGTCGAGTTTACGACATCCATATTCAACCAAACTGAAGATGAAAGACGTAAAGAACGGTAGCCAGTAAACGTGAAGTCTACGCATTGGTAAATGCCTTCATCGCCTTTAAGGCAGCCCTGCGGAAAGTTAACCAGTCCACCAGAAAGTATTGCAGCAACCATTACCTAGCTGAAACCGATGATTCGGGACGTAACCAAGCATTCTGTCGACCAGGCCAACGCCTCACTTAACGGTTTACGCAGCGAAATCTCAACCGTTACCAAAGCATGGAAGAGAGGACTGAATCGGTCAAAGAGAGACCTTTTCCTGCGAACACTTATCATTCAATCTTGCCGCACTGAGCAACAGTGCCGAAGAAAACCGATTATCTGCTAAGGACGCGCAACAAGGGGTTGAAGAGCGGAAACGCAAAGCTACTGCGCTACGCGACGTTGTGCATCTATTTACACTTTAACTTCAACCAACAAGAAGAAAAAACTCATAACAGGAGATATCCTTTGAAACTGAAACTTAGCCTAACTGCACTGGCTCTAATGGGCCAAACAGCCGCACATGCCGCTCCTCTGCTAGTTGATTTTGATGACAGCGAGCGCGAAGAACGCGTTCAGGCGAGCAACGCTTGGCTGGAAATTGATACTCAGGCATTTTCAAATAATATTCAGTTGCTTCAGAAGGATCTAAAGGGCAACACTCAGATCTGTGCCATCATGAAGGCTGACGCGTACGGTAACGGTATCGCAGGCCTGATGCCTAGCATCATCGCGAACAACGTTGCATGTGTAGGTATCACCAGTAATGAAGAAGCTCGCGTAGTGCGTGAGCATGGCTTCGAAGGCAAGATCATGCGTGTCCGTGCGGCTAGCCGCAACGAAATTGAAAACGGCGTACAGTACGAAATCGAAGAGCTGATTGGCACTAAGATGCAGGCGGATCAAATCATCGAGATTGCATACAACTACAATACCGTTATTCCTGTTCACCTTGCTCTGAATACTTCAGGCATGGGTCGTAATGGTCTGGATCTGACAACATATGAAGGTCAGGTTGAAGGTGTGGAAATCGCAAGCGATCCTAACCTAAAAATCGTAGGTATGATGACCCACTTCCCGAATGAAGGTCTTGATGAAATCCGCCGCAAGGTTGACCGTTTCAAAGTAGAAACAAAGTGGCTAATGGACAGCGCAGGTCTGAAACGTAAAGACATCACACTGCACGTGGCTAACTCTTACATCACGCTAAATCTTCCTGAAGCACATCTGGATATGGTTCGTCCTGGCGGCATGCTGTACGGTGACTACCCTGCAACCCTACCTTACGAGCGCATCGTGTCTTTCAAAACACGCGTAGCATCACTGCACTTCTTCCCTGCAGGCAGCACAATCGGCTACGGCAGCACTAAAGTTTTAGAGCGTGACTCTATCCTGGCTAACCTGCCTATCGGCTACTCAGACGGTTTCGCCC from Vibrio parahaemolyticus encodes the following:
- the frdC gene encoding fumarate reductase subunit FrdC; this translates as MSNRKPYVREVKRTWWKNHPFYRFYMLREATVLPLILFTLFLTFGLGCLVKGPEAWQGWLAFMANPIVVAINIVALLGSLFHAQTFFSMMPQVMPIRLKGKPVDKKIIVLTQWAAVAFISLIVLIVV
- the alr gene encoding alanine racemase, yielding MKLKLSLTALALMGQTAAHAAPLLVDFDDSEREERVQASNAWLEIDTQAFSNNIQLLQKDLKGNTQICAIMKADAYGNGIAGLMPSIIANNVACVGITSNEEARVVREHGFEGKIMRVRAASRNEIENGVQYEIEELIGTKMQADQIIEIAYNYNTVIPVHLALNTSGMGRNGLDLTTYEGQVEGVEIASDPNLKIVGMMTHFPNEGLDEIRRKVDRFKVETKWLMDSAGLKRKDITLHVANSYITLNLPEAHLDMVRPGGMLYGDYPATLPYERIVSFKTRVASLHFFPAGSTIGYGSTKVLERDSILANLPIGYSDGFARSLSNKADVLINGQRARVMGKASMNTTMVDVTDIIGVQANDEVVVFGRQGFEEITAEETEEKSGRILPEHYTIWGATNPRVYR
- the epmB gene encoding EF-P beta-lysylation protein EpmB, translated to MPHIITRKVDSVEQNWLKQLANGISDPAKLLEILEIDPSPWQDGFAARKLFAQRVPQSFVDRMEKGNPKDPLLRQVLPLSDEFEVHAGYSNDPLDEQDNAIPGLLHKYKNRVLMIVKGGCAVNCRYCFRRHFPYQENKSGKQAWSQCIEYMAEKPELNEVIFSGGDPLMAKDDEIHWLLEHIAQIPHIKRLRIHSRLPVVIPARITDELCQLLKASRLQIILVTHINHANEINDELRQAMKKLKEANVTLLNQGVLLRGVNDSVDALSQLSEALFDAGILPYYLHVLDKVQGAAHFMVDDERARQLMAGLLENVSGYLIPTLTREIGGRKSKTPLDLHLA
- a CDS encoding SPFH domain-containing protein, which produces MESRSLGQGLKVEERRQLLHRGIKAALIGVPLLAVGLTINSSVLMTDAGYSYVHQNNITGELDVFTEPGIHFRMPFLSKITKYDQVITVSFGNSKGEDFYQRLDSVQVRFADTYIGQIPVTFRFKLSNDPEALKKMHREFRNNNNLIDALLVKNARNVTVITATQYTGEEFFQGGLNQFKSKLGDQLREGIYLTERRQVEVEELDLAPVGANQANANQLQRTNQLVWKTVPVVDKTGQPIRQDNPLQQYGIQVTQVTIGDPQPEKQLDQLLADKKRLVADRIRAIQEQETSKAQAETEQLRKEIQRTREVQDAQRQKELAIISQQKEVEVARQIAEREIVEVEKTKRLAEVEKEKELAIAEANLAIQKANALSAEFEAKAILAKGRAESEVLKGKYAALGANREVYLAELNRDVANSLYNNLQNFQVQMPQNYIGGSDETGLKTNLDVITGFGALGLMDQTKKVTQQ
- the efp gene encoding elongation factor P, coding for MATVSTNEFKGGLKLMLDNEPCVILENEYVKPGKGQAFNRVKIRKLLSGKVLEKTFKSGDTCEVADVMDIDLDYLYSDGEFYHFMNNETFEQIAADAKAVGENAKWLVENNTCMITLWNGNPITVTPPNFVELEVTDTDPGLKGDTQGTGGKPATLATGAVVRVPLFIAIGEVIKVDTRTGEYVGRVK
- the frdD gene encoding fumarate reductase subunit FrdD; the encoded protein is MKPNYSVNTSPKRSDEPIWWGLFGAGGTWFAMLTPITVLVLGILVPLGVIDAEAMSYERVSAFATSIIGALFIIGTLALPMWHAMHRVHHGMHDLKFHTGVIGKVACYAFAGLITALAVIFIFMI
- a CDS encoding succinate dehydrogenase/fumarate reductase iron-sulfur subunit, producing the protein MSANRIQKVDILRYDPEKDAEPYKQTFEVPFDETMSVLDALGYIKDHLDKDLSYRWSCRMAICGSCGIMVNNVPKLACKSFLRDYPDGVTIEPLANFPIEKDLIVDMTPFIERLEAIKPYIIGNDRKPEDGTNLQTPEQMAKYKQFAGCINCGLCYAACPQFGLNPEFIGPAALTLAHRYNLDSRDNGKDERMKLINGENGAWGCTFVGYCSEVCPKNVDPAAAVNQGKVESSMDFVIAMLKPQEA